The Flavobacterium sp. CBA20B-1 genome includes the window TACCTTCTCCGTTTTTTGATATAGTATAAATTTCTTCAACTGTTCTATGTTGTGATGGATTATAGGGTCTGGTTACATTAACTGTTGAATAGTCATATATACTGCTAGATAAACGTAAAGGTTCGCTAGACACCTCGTTGTTCGCAATAATTTTTGCTTTGGTTGGTTCCCCTTTAATAATTACTGTTTTACCTTGTTTCAATGAATTATTTACAAACTTTGATTTCTTGTAAGAAGGCATAACAAACTTATATTTTTGCGGTGTTTGCGATATGATAATTTGTTCTTCTTTTTTAGTTGACAATAACAGCGTCATTCTTTTTTTTGCATTTGGATCAACATTCCAACTCATAGATTGAATTTTACTATTATCAAAATTTTTAAGTTGTTTTTTACTAAAAGCAACGCCATCAATAATTACAGGGAATTTTGACACAACTTCATCAAAAACTTGTCTGTTGGTTTTTAGAGTTTCTGCATTAAATGACACCTCTTCTTCTTTCAAAATGATTTCATTATATTCTACTTTATCTGAGACTACATCTAAGGTATATCCACTACCCTTTTTATAAATATGAAGTTTAAAAGGTTCAAAAGGTTTACCATTTTCAGCTGAATATCTTCCGAATATAATTGGATGCTCCTTAACATACGATATTTTAATATCTGTTAAATCACCATCTTTATTTCGTTTTAAATCGTAGAAATTAACTTCGAAGTCGATTTCTTTTAGTAATTTTTTTGTCACACTTTCATAGTATTCATCGTCATATTTACTATGAATCTGAATGTAAAAAGAATCTTCTAACGTGTCACCTTCAGAAACTTCCTGCACTTCAATAGTTTCTTTTACCTGCGCTACCGTTTCTACCTGAAACAAAGCAAAAAAGGCAATCAAAGCAGGTGTTGCTAATAAAAATTTTAATTTTTTCATATTGGTTGATTTTTTAGAGTTTAGCTGTAAAATGCGACTTTTTATTTCGCTTGTACTGTACGAATTTGCAAATTGAATGGTTTTTTGTGCCTGAAACAGCAAAAGATTTTTCTGATACAAAACAGGTTCGGTTTTTTGAACCATTTGCGCATCAACTATAAATTCTAAATTGCTGTTTATGTGGCGTTGTAGAATTTTTATTAACGGATTGAACCAGAAAACCGCAGCAACCATTTCAACTAAAATAAGATCAAAGGTGTGTTTTTGGTTTAGGTGGATGCTTTCATGGTCTAGAATCAGTTGGTGATTTTGCCATTGAAAAAAGTTTTCTGGCACCACAATCCATTTGTAAAACGAATAAACTGTTTCGGTGTTTGTGTTTATTTTTATGTTTGAATCGCCTAAATTTGGTAGTTTTTTTATGGAGCGATACAATTTCGCAATCGCAAACATTTTTCTGAATATTAATACAACACTTATAAAAAGAAGTACGAAAACGGCACTTTGTTGCAAATCGATTGCTTCTAAAAACGACGGTTCTTCAACTACTTCATTAATTATTACATTTGTACTATCACTCACATAATATTCCACAGGAATTGGATCCACCCATACCGTTTTTGTGAATGATATAAAAGGAGCGATTGCCGAAACAATAATTGATCCAATTAAATACCAACGGTTTAACTGGTAAAAAGTTTCCCGTTTTAAAAAAATCAGATAAAAAAGTCCGAAAAAAACAAGCAGCAGATTTGCTTTTAATAAGTATTCAAGGAACGGATGCATAGGCTAATTTTTTTGATTGTCTTCAATAATCTTCATTAGTTCATCGATTTCTGTTGGTGTTAATTTCTCTTCTTTAACGAAATAGTTTACCATATTTGAAACCGAATTGCCAAAATATTTTTTAATAGAATCTTTCACAAAAACCCCACGATAAGCTTCTAAACTAACCAGTGGATAATATTGATGCGATTTTCCATAACTTTTATGTGCCAAAAAGCCCTTTTCTTCTAACAACCGCACAATGGTTGAAAGGGTGTTGTAATGCGGTTTTGGTTCAGGCATCTCGTCTAAAATATCGTTTACAAATACTTTTTTTAGTTGCCATATAATTTGCATGATTTCCTCTTCTTTATTGGTCAGTTTTTCCATAATTCTAATTTTGATAATACAAATTTAAACTAAAATTTTAGTTACACAACTATTTTTTTAGTTTTTAAACTAATTTTTTAGTTTTTTTTTTTTTGAATCAAATTAAAAACCCCAAATTGCTGTTTGCAATTTGGGGTAAAATTATATTTTTTTGAGGTTCAACTATTTTTTAATAAATGTATGTGAAAAATTATTTATTTTTAAAATATACGTTCCTGATGAAAGTTCAGAAATATCTATAGACAAGTCTTCATCGTTAGCTTTTATACTTTTAATAAGCTGTCCCGCACTAGAATAAATAGATATTGATTTTTCATCAAAATTGGTAGAATTAATATTTAGTACATTTTCAGCAGGGTTAGGATAGATATTATACTTTTCCTTTCCCAAATCTGCTGTTGAGAGGTATGATTCAAATATAACTCCATAATCTTCAATGTCGCCATATTTATAAGCTGTGCTACAATCAAGTTTTGAAGCAGTAATATTACTATTGTCACTAATTATTCTCATTCGTAATATTTTACCTTTTATTACATTTGAAGGAGGAGTAAAAGTAAAAGTGTACATCATATTATTTACCATCGATGGCACTATTTGCTGAAAAATCAATTCGTATGTTTCAAATACTCCATTGTCATTATAATCAATATAACCATGCAAAATTTGATTAAAATAAACTTGATTACTAGTAACAATAATTTCAATACTGTTCATTTTATCATAAGGTGCTTGTGTGATATGTGTACAACTATAATCTTTATAACCTAGATTAACACCTATTTCTGAAGTATTATATATATTATAAAATCTTACGCTGTTAACTGAAACACGGGAGTATCCTACATTCAATGATGTGGGAGTACAATAACTGTTATTAGTATTAGCAACAATCTCTACATTTTTAGTTAAAGTACTTGCACCAATGTTGTTTTTTGCCGTTAAGGTAATACTGTAAGTACCTGCCTGATTTAAAGTGATCGTTGGATTTGGCTCTGTGGTTGTATATAATGTTTGTCCATTTTTGGTAATAACCCATTTGCTGGTGTAATTTGCTAAAGGGGTGTTGTTAAAAGTATTTAAAAAACAAGTTGAAGAATTCTTTAAATTTATTGGTGTTCCAGCACAAAAAAATTGTTTATAATTTGAATTACTCTCATTTATATAAAATTGAGCTTGTGGTTTTTGTGTCATGGTGAATACAGAATTATTAGCTGGTAAGTAGGATGATCTGTAAAAAGTCGTCGCACTTTGCATTCTTGTAATTTGCATAGGCGTAAATACATTACGATATGCAGCTCTTGCATAAGACATATAATTATGTTTATAAGTTGAATTGTTGTCTCCTGAGCAAATATTTGGTGCATTTAAAACTAAATCATCGGCATGATTAAGAGAGTGAGGTGGTGTATCTGATATGCAATCGCCATCTGCGCCACAGCCATTTACTTGCGCTGGGCAGTTTGTTCCTGTTGATCCTTGAAAGGTGTGCATTAAATTTAAACTATGTCCTAATTCATGTGTAAATACTGGATTATTTTCAAAAATTAGATACTGATAATATATAAACGTACCATCGTGTGTTGTACCATGCTCTGTTGGGTAATACGCATAACCACCTACACCTGGCACTGCTGTAATTTTATTTACAACCCAAATGTTATAGTATTGTGTTGAATTCCAGTTAGATAAACTTCTTATCGTAGCTGCATCTACACCATTATCTGTAGTTCTATAGGCATTTCCATATTCAACATAATTTTGATTACTGCCAAAATTCACTCTATTGATACCGTTAGAACAGGAGCCGTCTGGTGCTTTTGTAGCTAAAACAAATTGGATACTTGTATTACTATTGTTTGGATGATTGTGGTTGTTTTTAAAATTGTTATTTAGACGTTCTAAGGCTTTGTACACCTCAATATCTGCAATATTTGAACCATAACCAAGAGGCTCACCAATATGTATGATATGGAAAACGACAGGTATATAATATGTTACCGGATTTTTTGATTGCAATTGCAGCTTACTTTGATAAAATTTCTCAAAATCGCTATCATAATTTTCTTCAACAGTATATATTGTTCCACAAGAATCTAAAGTATTTTCTGATTGGGCTTTAACAAAAATAGTAAAAAAAAGCAGCGCTAAAGTAAGTAGTTCTTTCATGAATGGTTGTTTTATTCAAAAATATATAAAATATTATAACTTTCGTTCTTTTTTATAAAAATCATGTTTTTAATTCACAGAGTGCCAGCAGTAAACATCCAAAATTGTACCTTTGTGAAAAGTTTTTTCTATGAGCGAAGAGTTGAATTTAGGTCTTGATTATTTCAACGAAAGTCCGTTGTATTCTGTTATTTCTTTTCATAAAGTGATTGATGCTTTGCAGGAAATTGCAAAAGAAACCGAAACGCCTTATCGCGCTATTTATGCTCAATCATTACTAGAAGATGTTGCAAAAGTACCTCAACTATATACCGGAATTACCTCTAAAAAAGAGATTTACGATAATTTACCTTTGATTCATAACTTATTAGCAGACCTTTTTCCTACTGCTTTAACGCACAATGAAATAAAGGCGGTGAGTTTGCCATTGCAAAATTTCAATTTTAATTTCACACAGCGTTTTCAAAAAATAATTAACGAAGCGGGTGAAGCTTTTGAAATTAATTTTCGCGAATTTAATAGCGATGAATACTATATTTTTAGCTGCTGTATTATTCTAAACAGTTGGTATGGCGAAAATTTCGATGTTTCAAGACCAATGTTTTACGATATACCTGATAAAAACGGCGTTATTAAGCATTACAGAATCACACTAAATGTAGATTTTACCGAATTAATTCCAACGGAAAAGGCGCAGGAAATTACCTCAGAAGATATTAAAATACTCAAACGCAATTACAATAATATCGCGATTTGGAAAGAAAAATTTCCAATTAACAGTTGGATTTTGAAAGGATTTGGTATCATCACGCTAACCGATGTAACCACCGAAAACACTATATCAAACATTAAAACAAATCTTTTAAAACCCGGTCAGGAAGGCATGAGTATTACGGCGGGAAAGGAAATTTTTCAATCTATTTTTAAACAAAAAGATATTGATTATGGGATTTTCTTTGTAAACGACATCCATTTTGACTTTATCGATTTGCCGCTGGCAGCCGATTTTAAAAGTGTTTTTAAACTTCCTAAAAACACTCCAAAAGACATTGTTACTGCTGCAAAAAAGTTTTTTAAACAATTTAACAATGCGATTAATTATTACTGTGTAACCGACATTTTAGAACTGTATCACCAAAAAGATTGGTTGCCTTATTTAAAATATTTGGAATCAAAAAACATTCGCAGTTTTATCCTAGCTCCCATAAAAAAAACCGATGCTTATCAGGCATATATAGAACTCACAAGCGGCACTCCTTTTGCCTTGCACACAGTAAATGCAAATAAGTTAAACGATGTAATGCCACTTATCAACGACACGTTTGTTAAATATCAAATCGATGTGAAAAATGAACTTGATGCGATCATTCAGCGCGAATACACCAATTTTCACCCAAGCGTAAACTGGAAGTTTGAAGAACAAGCAAAAAACTATTATTTTGCAAAAACACACAATAAAGAAGCCGTTTTAAAAGAAATTGTTTTTGATGCTATTTATCCGTTATATGGTGAAACCGATATTCAATCATCAACCAAACTACGGAACAAAGCCATGCTTGCAGATTTGCGCAAGCAATTAAAAGAAATTTTGAAAGTGCTTGAAGCCATTAAACCCATTGAAAATTCCATATTATTTCAGCAACGAATCAACGAAATTGCTTATTTTCAAAATCAATTAAAAACGCATCATTTTGTAGCAGAAAGCCAAATTTATCGCTACATAACCGATACCATTCACCCTCTTTTTAAACAATTAGGCGAAAAAGACGAATTTAGCGCAATTATTGAAAAGTATAAAGAGCATTTAGATGAAAAACATGAGCTTTTTTGGCATCAACGCAAAAAATACGAACTGGCTTTACAGACTGTAAACAAGCAACTTACCGACATTTTAGATAGTGAACAAATTGCGGCACAAAAATTATATCCCCATTATTTTGAACGTTTTAGAACAGATGGTGTGGAACACAATTTGTTTATTGGCAACAGCATCACACCTACACAAATTTATGACATTATGTACCTGCACAATTTGCGCTTATGGCAATTGCAAGTTATGTGCAAAGCTGTGGTGATGCATCAGTATTTAAAGCCTCAGTTACATTTTGATATGCAATTAACCAGTTTAATTTTAGCATACAATGAACCTATCTCGATTAAATTTAGAATGGATGAAAAAAGGTTTGATGTGGAAAGCAATGACGATGTTCGGTTTGAACTTATTAAAAAACGCTTGGCAAAAGCTTTGATTAAAAACACCCAAGAACGCTTGGTACAATCCAATCAACTAAGCATTGTTTATCTAAGCGATGCAGACAAAATTGACTATCTAAGTTATATCGATTTTTTAAAAAACAAACAATATCTTATTGGCGAAACCGAATTTATTACTGTTGAAGATTTGCAAGGCATCACCGATTTGAAAGCATTGCGGGTGTGCATCAATAAAGATTTTAACTCAGCTGATTTTAAAGTGTTCACCTATACCGATTATGTAGATTATTTAACTAAATCCGTATAAAAGCAAAACAAAATGCGGCTACCGAAATTATAATTCCATACATAAAAACCGTGTAGGCTATACTCAATCGTTTGTATTTTTTATTTAAAACCAAACCTAAAAAATACAAATCTTTGATGAGTGTATCATATAAATAATCGCGATCTTTCATTAAATCGTTCATCGCCTCGTTAAAATCGGTCAATTGCAATTGATGAAAATTTCCAAAGAACAAAATATTCGCCTTGCGCTGTTCAATATCTGCTTTGCTAATGGTATTTGAACTCACTTTTGGTTTTGTTGCCAAAATGGTATAAACAATTGTTACCACACTAAAAATCAACAATATAAAAGTAGGAATTATTAAATGTGCATTACTTGGACTGTCTAATTTTGGTATAATTACCGTTAGCGATATGGTGATTAGTATAGAATTTACAGACAACAAAATATTGGCTTTGCTGTCTGCAATGGCGCTTAATTGGGTGTGGTTGTTCAAAGTTACACGAAACAAGGTATCTATACCACGTTCTGGTCGCTCTAGTTTTTCTAACTTCTTTGCTTTTAACTCTTTGCTTTTGCCTTTTTTATTGCTCTTTAATTTTTCAAGGTTTTCACGGATTTTTGAAAGATTCTTTTCTTTTTTAGGCTGCCAATTTTGTTTGGCATAATCGGTAAAAAAATAATGTTTTTGGGTTAGAAAAATTAAATTTTCATTGCACCAATCCACTTCTGCAATTTGTTTGTCGCAGGTTTTCTCAATTTCAACTTTTAGCAATTCTGCCAATTCACTGTAATTATCTAGCGTAAAATGATAAAAATCGGCATCTTTCATGCACATTTCTAATAAATTCTCAGGAAAATGAGCACATTTTGTAGCTAAAATAAGGCTACACACTTTCTTTGCATCTACTGTTTCAAATTGATGTTCCGCAAGAAAATCTTTAAAAATAGCACAACTTTTTTCTTCGTGATTTTCGCATCCATCCACATAGCCCGAATCGTGAAACCAAGCAGCAAGTCTCAATGCAGTGGCATCGGGCTCTAAAATAGGCATGCCACTGATCAACTCATTTACAGCTGTCACCACTCGCAAAGTATGCAAATAATCATGATACATATATTCAGAAGATAGTTTATCTTTGAACAGCTTAAAAATATATGATTCGGCTTTTAATAAAAGTTCCATTGAGGTTTTTTTACAAATTAAAATTATGAAATTTAACTTACACATTGCAAAGATATCTGCTTTTGTTTTTATCTTTTTTTTGCTGAATGCTTGTGCATCATTTCATGAACAAGTGGGTAAGGAATTTTCGCGCGATATGATTACTAACGATGGCAAAGGTAATTTATTGCATGAAATTGTTGTTGTGGGCGATGCAGGAAATGCCAATGAACCAAAATCACAGCAATTATTGCAAACAGTTGAAGCTTATTTAAAACAGGAAAACAACCCGAAAACCTTGCTTTTTATGGGCGATAACATTTATCCTTTGGGAATGCCAAAACCGATAGATAAAAACCGGGAAATGGCCGAAGAAAAATTAGATGCACAAATCAATTTGGCGGCATTTGTAAACGGGCAAACAATTTTTTTGGCTGGAAACCACGATTGGTACCACGGACTTGATGGCTTAATGGAACAAAAAGAATATGTTGAAAAAAAATTGGGTAAAAACGCTTTTCTTCCAAAAAAATATGAAGCAATTGATGCGGTTGAAATCAATGATCAACTTATTATTATCACCATTGACAGTGAATGGTTTATTCAAAATTGGGACAAATATCCCAATATAAACGAAGAAAGTGCCGTTAAAACGCGTGAAGATTTTTTTGAAGAATTTCGAAGTTTAATCAATAAAAATCAAAACAAAGTTACCGTAGTAGCCATCCACCACCCTATTTTGACAAATGGAACACACGGAGGCTTTTTTTCTGCCCGTAATCATCTTTTTCCTTATAAAAAAGTGCCAATGCCGGTTTTAGGAAGTATTGCAAACTACCTTCGAAAAACATCGGGTGCAAGTCCGGCAGATACGCAACACACCTACTACAGAATGATGATTGATCGCTTAAAAACGCTTACAAAAGATAAAGAGCAAGTGGTTTTTGTTTCGGGTCATGAACACAATTTGCAGTATATCGAAAATGATGGTATTAAACAACTCATCAGCGGTGCCGGATCAAAAACCGAAGAAGCACGAAGCGTGCAACCAACAAGTTATTCCATCGGAAGTTTGGGGTTTGCTACTTTAAAAATTTACAAAGACAATCACGTAGATGTGTTTCTTCATAAAATGACCGAATTGGGTGAGGAAGTTGTTTTCAAGAAAACCATTATGTGTCCGGATGATTACGAGGCAAATTTTCCTGAAGTCACCGAAAAAACAATCATGGCATCGGTTTATCCATTAGAAGCTACAAAAAAATCAAACACCTATAAATTTCTTTTTGGCAATCATTACCGAAGCATTTACGGAACCAAAGTAAACGCTAATGTGGCTAATTTGGAAACGCTATACGGTGGTTTAAAACCTGTAATTTCAGGTGGTGGCAATCAATCAATGTCGTTATGGTTAGAAGATAAAAACGGAAAACAATTTGTAATGCGGGGCTTGCGCAAAAGTTCCAAACAGTTTTTACAGTCGGCCATTTTTAAAGACACTTATATTGAAGATCAATTAGACGACACTTTTGTATTAACCTTTATCGATGATTATTACACCACTTCTCACCCCTACACGGCATTTATCTTAGGCCAATTGTCTGATGCAGTGCAATTGTATCACACCAATCCAAAGCTTTATTTCGTTCCCAAACAAAATGCACTGGGCAAATACAATGCTACCTATGGAAACGAATTGTATATGATTGAAGAACGCCCACACAAATCGCAGGCAGATGTTCCTTCTTTGGGAAAAGGAGCAGATATCATCAGCACCCAAGAATTGCTTGTGAATTTGGAAAAAGATGCAAAATATAAAGTTGATACTAAAATGTATCTACGCGCCCGAATGTTTGATTTTTTAATTGGCGATTGGGACAGACATGCCGATCAGTGGCGTTGGGTGGAGCAAAAAACCGACCACGAAGTGATTTATCAGCCTATTCCAAGAGACCGCGACCAGGCTTTTGCAAAAATCGATGGAAAATTGCTCATGCTTGCAAATAAATTGAATCCGTTGCGCCACATGCAACATTTTAAAGGCAATTATGGCAAACCACGATGGATTACCAAGTCGGCTTTTCCGCTGGATAAAGTTTTTCTTCAAAACACCACCTTACAAGATTGGCAACAAAGCGCCGAAGAAGTGGTAAAAGGCATGAATGATCAAGTGATTGAAGACGCTTTTAACAGCTTGCCTAAGGAAATTCGCAACCAATACAGTGATGAAATCATTGAAATTTTAAAAGAACGCCGATCAAAATTAGTTGCT containing:
- a CDS encoding M56 family metallopeptidase → MHPFLEYLLKANLLLVFFGLFYLIFLKRETFYQLNRWYLIGSIIVSAIAPFISFTKTVWVDPIPVEYYVSDSTNVIINEVVEEPSFLEAIDLQQSAVFVLLFISVVLIFRKMFAIAKLYRSIKKLPNLGDSNIKINTNTETVYSFYKWIVVPENFFQWQNHQLILDHESIHLNQKHTFDLILVEMVAAVFWFNPLIKILQRHINSNLEFIVDAQMVQKTEPVLYQKNLLLFQAQKTIQFANSYSTSEIKSRILQLNSKKSTNMKKLKFLLATPALIAFFALFQVETVAQVKETIEVQEVSEGDTLEDSFYIQIHSKYDDEYYESVTKKLLKEIDFEVNFYDLKRNKDGDLTDIKISYVKEHPIIFGRYSAENGKPFEPFKLHIYKKGSGYTLDVVSDKVEYNEIILKEEEVSFNAETLKTNRQVFDEVVSKFPVIIDGVAFSKKQLKNFDNSKIQSMSWNVDPNAKKRMTLLLSTKKEEQIIISQTPQKYKFVMPSYKKSKFVNNSLKQGKTVIIKGEPTKAKIIANNEVSSEPLRLSSSIYDYSTVNVTRPYNPSQHRTVEEIYTISKNGEGNNTKRTVYKDASGKILKVEDANDEKSTVGSIRFVTSNVVYVIDGKIVIEDDFRKIDPNDIERIDVLKDQKSKEKYAATTKEAVMVITTKAKKKDSLKVSNRGGREFFEKLKKRAEELKAEQEQKRTNFSNANKQAQQKREALINRKKELLAERKQKLNERKKEIEKLKQIKKDLETVTSIFNDVKEIKKIEDEQFKITKISASITREDGTKVELSEDY
- a CDS encoding Pycsar system effector family protein, producing MELLLKAESYIFKLFKDKLSSEYMYHDYLHTLRVVTAVNELISGMPILEPDATALRLAAWFHDSGYVDGCENHEEKSCAIFKDFLAEHQFETVDAKKVCSLILATKCAHFPENLLEMCMKDADFYHFTLDNYSELAELLKVEIEKTCDKQIAEVDWCNENLIFLTQKHYFFTDYAKQNWQPKKEKNLSKIRENLEKLKSNKKGKSKELKAKKLEKLERPERGIDTLFRVTLNNHTQLSAIADSKANILLSVNSILITISLTVIIPKLDSPSNAHLIIPTFILLIFSVVTIVYTILATKPKVSSNTISKADIEQRKANILFFGNFHQLQLTDFNEAMNDLMKDRDYLYDTLIKDLYFLGLVLNKKYKRLSIAYTVFMYGIIISVAAFCFAFIRI
- a CDS encoding BlaI/MecI/CopY family transcriptional regulator — translated: MEKLTNKEEEIMQIIWQLKKVFVNDILDEMPEPKPHYNTLSTIVRLLEEKGFLAHKSYGKSHQYYPLVSLEAYRGVFVKDSIKKYFGNSVSNMVNYFVKEEKLTPTEIDELMKIIEDNQKN
- a CDS encoding metallophosphoesterase, translating into MKFNLHIAKISAFVFIFFLLNACASFHEQVGKEFSRDMITNDGKGNLLHEIVVVGDAGNANEPKSQQLLQTVEAYLKQENNPKTLLFMGDNIYPLGMPKPIDKNREMAEEKLDAQINLAAFVNGQTIFLAGNHDWYHGLDGLMEQKEYVEKKLGKNAFLPKKYEAIDAVEINDQLIIITIDSEWFIQNWDKYPNINEESAVKTREDFFEEFRSLINKNQNKVTVVAIHHPILTNGTHGGFFSARNHLFPYKKVPMPVLGSIANYLRKTSGASPADTQHTYYRMMIDRLKTLTKDKEQVVFVSGHEHNLQYIENDGIKQLISGAGSKTEEARSVQPTSYSIGSLGFATLKIYKDNHVDVFLHKMTELGEEVVFKKTIMCPDDYEANFPEVTEKTIMASVYPLEATKKSNTYKFLFGNHYRSIYGTKVNANVANLETLYGGLKPVISGGGNQSMSLWLEDKNGKQFVMRGLRKSSKQFLQSAIFKDTYIEDQLDDTFVLTFIDDYYTTSHPYTAFILGQLSDAVQLYHTNPKLYFVPKQNALGKYNATYGNELYMIEERPHKSQADVPSLGKGADIISTQELLVNLEKDAKYKVDTKMYLRARMFDFLIGDWDRHADQWRWVEQKTDHEVIYQPIPRDRDQAFAKIDGKLLMLANKLNPLRHMQHFKGNYGKPRWITKSAFPLDKVFLQNTTLQDWQQSAEEVVKGMNDQVIEDAFNSLPKEIRNQYSDEIIEILKERRSKLVAFSDKYYKELFKYGVVTGTNKKDSLVINTSKDKVAIDHYRTKKSTDTLMHSYTYYPKTTKEIWVYGLDGDDAIKVTGEKSSIRLKLVGGKNHDVYQINSKTNTKIFDYASKPITIEEKGNARVVLRDQYNLNQYDYRKAPLNILAILPDAGYNRDNGVMLGLNGTYTIRKFNQNPYSQKHQLRIKFNFATSGIFAAYKGSFKDYSNTGYWNIEALATSSNFTRNFFGFDNFATYNKDAFRDNYYRVRTSQMELKPAYEWKGRNGSSLLIGATYESVKIEETNNRLIDEQLLINLFDTYTRTDFVGTRIKYQFENYDNTQEPTVGLGFMLLFGNRFFVEDFSKTHQYLNTKLNFVTPISNNKKLTWSSTYTLEKVFGNDYKFYQAATLGANNGLRGYRQQRFMGDTSFVTSQDIRYKMKHITNGILPLSYGLYAGYDLGKVWNKWDPNNKWYHSYGGGLWLNALDSFTAYGGIFTSKENSLVSFGIGFTF
- a CDS encoding GAF domain-containing protein; amino-acid sequence: MSEELNLGLDYFNESPLYSVISFHKVIDALQEIAKETETPYRAIYAQSLLEDVAKVPQLYTGITSKKEIYDNLPLIHNLLADLFPTALTHNEIKAVSLPLQNFNFNFTQRFQKIINEAGEAFEINFREFNSDEYYIFSCCIILNSWYGENFDVSRPMFYDIPDKNGVIKHYRITLNVDFTELIPTEKAQEITSEDIKILKRNYNNIAIWKEKFPINSWILKGFGIITLTDVTTENTISNIKTNLLKPGQEGMSITAGKEIFQSIFKQKDIDYGIFFVNDIHFDFIDLPLAADFKSVFKLPKNTPKDIVTAAKKFFKQFNNAINYYCVTDILELYHQKDWLPYLKYLESKNIRSFILAPIKKTDAYQAYIELTSGTPFALHTVNANKLNDVMPLINDTFVKYQIDVKNELDAIIQREYTNFHPSVNWKFEEQAKNYYFAKTHNKEAVLKEIVFDAIYPLYGETDIQSSTKLRNKAMLADLRKQLKEILKVLEAIKPIENSILFQQRINEIAYFQNQLKTHHFVAESQIYRYITDTIHPLFKQLGEKDEFSAIIEKYKEHLDEKHELFWHQRKKYELALQTVNKQLTDILDSEQIAAQKLYPHYFERFRTDGVEHNLFIGNSITPTQIYDIMYLHNLRLWQLQVMCKAVVMHQYLKPQLHFDMQLTSLILAYNEPISIKFRMDEKRFDVESNDDVRFELIKKRLAKALIKNTQERLVQSNQLSIVYLSDADKIDYLSYIDFLKNKQYLIGETEFITVEDLQGITDLKALRVCINKDFNSADFKVFTYTDYVDYLTKSV
- a CDS encoding M43 family zinc metalloprotease; this translates as MKELLTLALLFFTIFVKAQSENTLDSCGTIYTVEENYDSDFEKFYQSKLQLQSKNPVTYYIPVVFHIIHIGEPLGYGSNIADIEVYKALERLNNNFKNNHNHPNNSNTSIQFVLATKAPDGSCSNGINRVNFGSNQNYVEYGNAYRTTDNGVDAATIRSLSNWNSTQYYNIWVVNKITAVPGVGGYAYYPTEHGTTHDGTFIYYQYLIFENNPVFTHELGHSLNLMHTFQGSTGTNCPAQVNGCGADGDCISDTPPHSLNHADDLVLNAPNICSGDNNSTYKHNYMSYARAAYRNVFTPMQITRMQSATTFYRSSYLPANNSVFTMTQKPQAQFYINESNSNYKQFFCAGTPINLKNSSTCFLNTFNNTPLANYTSKWVITKNGQTLYTTTEPNPTITLNQAGTYSITLTAKNNIGASTLTKNVEIVANTNNSYCTPTSLNVGYSRVSVNSVRFYNIYNTSEIGVNLGYKDYSCTHITQAPYDKMNSIEIIVTSNQVYFNQILHGYIDYNDNGVFETYELIFQQIVPSMVNNMMYTFTFTPPSNVIKGKILRMRIISDNSNITASKLDCSTAYKYGDIEDYGVIFESYLSTADLGKEKYNIYPNPAENVLNINSTNFDEKSISIYSSAGQLIKSIKANDEDLSIDISELSSGTYILKINNFSHTFIKK